The sequence ATCAGCTTGCCAGGAGGGAATTTTCTTTGTGGTCATGTGGCGGCGGGCGTGTTTGGTTAGATGATCACTGCGCATGAATCGCCTGTCACACACAGGACATACAAATTTTTTCTCCCCGGTGTGTGTGCGCCGGTGACGTGAGAGTTCGTCAGAGCGGGCAAACCTCTTATCACACCCATCCCAGCTGCAGCTGAAGGGCTTCTCACCTAAGGGAGGGGAAACAAGGAACAAACCGGGAAAATAAGTGAGtcacactgtggtcataaaaacTTAACACGACACAAACAATGAGCTAACTGTCTTGTTATCAAAAATAACATGGCCAGGGAAAGAGTGTTTGACAAACAGGATACAACAGAGAAGCCACATCCATTAAACATCTTCATTAATATAGCACAACCAAGGCTTCTATATCCAAGGAACCCTTACCTGTGTGTGTTCGCAGGTGAGCCTTGAGGTGTGAGCTCTTGAAGTAAGTCTTTCTGCAGCCCGGAAAGTTGCAGACATAGTTTCTCCTGCGGGAAAAGTCCATCTTTGTGGCTGTTGTGCTGCCAGTGGGCCCTGCTGGCACATATACTGGGGCAGGGGCAAGGGGTAGCAGCTTGGTGTTGCCCAGAGTCATTACAGTCTGAGGGCACTGAGGGGCCTGAGAGACTGTGGACTGAGGGAGGACCAGCATCACTGTTCCCTGGGGCACTGCTGAGCTCACAATAAGGGACTGCTGAACAGTGGGGGTGTTAGCTGAGGTAGGCTGGGGAAGGATGGGTGTGGTGGCAGTCCGAATTCCAGTACTGGAGGCCTGAACCGCACTGGGGATGAAGGCTGAGATTATACCTGATTGGCTGCTGACGGGGAACATCTGGCAAATGATTTGAGGGCTGGTGACTGGAGGAGGGGACAGGGTTGTGGAAACACTGGGACTGGGTGGGCTAATTTGTGGTTGAGCGTTGACAAGGGTGGGGGTGGAGACACTGTCCAAACAAAGTTTTAAGGGACTACTAGGCTGTTTTCTCTCTGAGGGTATTAGAAACACAGGAGGGGATGGAAGTGTAGTCATCTGCTCAATGTTTGTAATGCATTCCTGCTCCTGCTGGCAGACCATTGTATCAGTTACTGTGTCTATAGTTTTCTCTGGACTGGGGGCCGCTGGAATGTGTTGTTGGCAGAAGGTTCTGTCTGCAGTGTGGCGGATGACGCTGGTCACCATGGCTCTACAGGGTTGTggtggagaggggagggagGTGGTCTTCTCAGCAATTGGTGCCAGCACAGGCTGATGGATCCCAGATCCACAGCGTTGTGTGGACACTGCTGGACTGGAGCTTGGCTGAACCATAGAGTTTGATGGGGTCTCAACAAAACTGGGGCTGTGAGGTGGAGTCATACACTGCAAAGAGATTGTTGAATAATTAGTGTAATCCCAGTACCACTACAATAAAATGGCTCGTGTCTGCAGAGATAAGTCTCCCAGCTGGCAAGctataaacacagattttttatGAGCCTGTACCTGCAAGAAAGTACTCCATCTGAAGGTCAAAAACCTTACAGTATCAAGGCTTTTCTTGCTGCGCAAAACTCTTCTGCTTTAatcttatgtaaaaaaaaacaagacccAGGAGGTCATGAAAACCTGGACTGTGAGAAATGTTTACTACTTAAACACATGTAATCTCTGTGGTTTTACAATGCAGTGTGATGCTGGTGCCTTATGCTATCACTGTATGATCATGTCTTACCAGAGAAGAGAGGGACACAAAGTCCCTTGGTGGTTCTGGAGGCTCCGGTGGTAGGAGAGAGTCACAGGAATCTGAAGCTGGCGTGAGAGGCCTTGGCTTGCAGGGATTTGTCTTGTTGCTGCCGAGAAAGATTGCCTGGCCCCAAAAGCTCATACACACCAGAGCTTCAGCTGCCTCCAGATCAGTGTACTCCAGGCCAGAGGAACAGCTGCTGGTCCCACTAGAGACAGACTGCTCGCTGTCATGCCTTCTTCTCTTCACGCAAGACCCACACTGATCCATATGTTCAGTCTATGAGGaacacccccccaaaaaaagaacaGGAAAATTTTAGTTCTTCTGTGCTGTCACATCACCAGATTATGATAGCAGTTTTCAACTTAGTTACTCATACACTCTGGGACAATTCAGTGTATTATAATCAGATATGATTAACTAAGGAAAGCTGGGAGGGGGGACTCCAGTTATATCAACTCAGTCGCTGTTCCCGTAACTAAGGTTGGGCAGAGCTGCCTGATGCTGCAAGTGAGGGAGAGGGGTGTTGGTGACTACACCCCAGCCCAACATGCACTGCCTCTGGCCCAAAGCCAGGACACCTCCCCTTCCCAAATATAGACCCAACAGTGACGTGCTGCGCGATGAGCCATGTGAAATCCCCATAAAGCGGGTTTGCGTCAGGAAGTACTCTTGTTAAAGTTAAAACTTCATTatccatttttacaataaataaatagaataactGGTTCTCCACTAAAATGCTACCACACTGATTAAATTAGCCGCATTGACAACCTTACTTGTTTGTGTAAAAGGCATTATATTTTGAAACTGTTACATATTCAATACCTCTTAATACTAAATAAACGAAATCGTTATAAAAACAGTTAATATATATGACTTATTTTGGCACGAGTGGCaagttaaaattaaactagTACACTTCGAGcataaaagaagaatgaaacTTTAGAAAACTAAAACGTCACACAAGGCAATAAACAAGTAAACCTACTAGGACagagaagaaaacataaatgtttatcAAGCTGTAACTGACAGTTTTCAAAATGGCCTTACCGTATGTGAGTCAATCTCTTTATAATTTCTCGAAgtcattgaagaaaaaaatatgtaaataacaCGTTTGTGTTGTCAAAGCCTGTGTAGAACAAAGAAACAGCGGTTGCCAGAGATGCTGCCTGTTCTGGGATAGGGTTGAGGCGGTTTCTTTCTCTGACTGGCTCCCTTTTTCTCTCAGCTGTGTGAGTAAAACATGGGGAGGGGAAAGGAGTGGAGGGGGGAGGAAAAACAAATCTCACTACACGCAGTGGCGGGTGGCAACACTTGGCCAATCACAATCGAGTGTGTGCAGTGCATTAACCAATGCAAGAGGAGCAAGCGCGTGAACAACGCGTGCTCGCTGGACGGTTGGAGGAAATAGGGTGCGTGGCCGATGATGGGCGTGGCCACGGGAGTCAGCAGTGTCAGGATAAACCCGATGAACTGCCGTTCGCTTAACTAGGCGAAAGGTCGATCCGGTCTATGTTGCGTTCAAAGAGTGTGTGAATAAATTGCTAAAATGACCTGACTGCTAAATGACTACGGGAATATTATGTTACAAGTTACGTAGaataaatagtttattaaaACAGAATATGCACCATACAAAAGTGTGAATATGAATAATATTTGATAGTACTTAATAACAATATATGAGGAaaaataaggatttttttagCTGAATCATTTAGTTGATTTTGTTAGCTAAGAGATAATCAAAATAAGAACCAAAAAATTAAGTTACAGTTGTAAATACGATAAATAGTAAATGTCTAATGGCAGGGTAAAAtctattttctaaaaaaaaagtgcttttagACTTTAGAGGGCAATGTTTTCCTAATTATATTAAAACCGAGAATAATCCATACTTTTTCATAGTTTAACGTTTTGTTTTGTCCACTGCACAGTTTATATTCTTATACTACATTCTACTATTGTGAAAGAGGGAACAAATTTAAGGGTAttagaaatgtaaatatttgaatGAAATATATTCCCTTAGCTTGACTACTTAATTATTTAGCGCTGGTAATGGAAAAATCCATGCGAATGAaactactgtttttgttttttaagctgtGTCATGAACGTTGACTAATATTTGTACCACTTTTCCAGTATCCACTGAATGCAACACCACTTCCAGACAGGTCCAGGCGCgggtttttgtcttgtttgttttgaaaatgtttatgcAGTTTTTCTCACAGACAAAGAAGATAAATAAGTGCTCAACTATCATCCTGCTTCCATTTTGTTGAATGTATGGACACAAATTCAATACGTTACAAAATAActaacatgt comes from Melanotaenia boesemani isolate fMelBoe1 chromosome 20, fMelBoe1.pri, whole genome shotgun sequence and encodes:
- the LOC121630973 gene encoding Krueppel-like factor 11, producing MTSRNYKEIDSHTTEHMDQCGSCVKRRRHDSEQSVSSGTSSCSSGLEYTDLEAAEALVCMSFWGQAIFLGSNKTNPCKPRPLTPASDSCDSLLPPEPPEPPRDFVSLSSLCMTPPHSPSFVETPSNSMVQPSSSPAVSTQRCGSGIHQPVLAPIAEKTTSLPSPPQPCRAMVTSVIRHTADRTFCQQHIPAAPSPEKTIDTVTDTMVCQQEQECITNIEQMTTLPSPPVFLIPSERKQPSSPLKLCLDSVSTPTLVNAQPQISPPSPSVSTTLSPPPVTSPQIICQMFPVSSQSGIISAFIPSAVQASSTGIRTATTPILPQPTSANTPTVQQSLIVSSAVPQGTVMLVLPQSTVSQAPQCPQTVMTLGNTKLLPLAPAPVYVPAGPTGSTTATKMDFSRRRNYVCNFPGCRKTYFKSSHLKAHLRTHTGEKPFSCSWDGCDKRFARSDELSRHRRTHTGEKKFVCPVCDRRFMRSDHLTKHARRHMTTKKIPSWQADVRSLSKMAASKTPSSKPGIATLSMLVPAGSN